In a single window of the Acidobacteriota bacterium genome:
- a CDS encoding YihY/virulence factor BrkB family protein, with protein sequence MPARLLTTRFWTRLYFLAEESDLFGRAAQVAFFFTFSLFPLLFFLFSLSGLVLESSDFLKDEVFRFLRQIMPVSVFELVNATIDEIIASSSGSKLTLGLVVTLWTASAGVDTLRAALNSVYGLSERRAWWRTRLQAILFTFAATILGAGALFVLISGREFFQRTITGYDGTGDLARFLQWIVLVLIVLTICEAVYNLLPDYRNSRWHWITPGTLVAVSSWLILIGGFKLYLSYFNTYNRAYGSLGAVMILMLWLYLTSLSLMAGAAVNSTLRQLDDEDTKTAD encoded by the coding sequence ATGCCGGCTCGACTTCTGACAACACGATTCTGGACCAGGCTTTATTTCCTGGCGGAGGAATCTGACCTCTTCGGGCGAGCTGCTCAGGTAGCGTTCTTTTTCACATTCTCCTTGTTCCCGCTCCTGTTCTTTTTGTTCAGTCTTTCGGGGTTGGTTCTTGAATCTTCCGATTTTCTTAAGGATGAGGTCTTTCGATTCTTGCGGCAAATAATGCCGGTGTCGGTGTTCGAACTCGTCAACGCGACCATCGACGAGATCATCGCGAGCAGTTCCGGCAGCAAGCTCACACTCGGATTAGTTGTAACGCTTTGGACGGCGTCCGCCGGAGTAGACACGCTTCGAGCTGCCCTGAACTCCGTTTATGGGCTTTCTGAACGCCGTGCCTGGTGGCGGACGAGGCTGCAGGCCATCCTTTTTACTTTTGCCGCCACCATTCTCGGAGCGGGAGCACTTTTCGTTCTGATCAGCGGACGTGAGTTCTTTCAGCGAACGATCACCGGCTACGACGGCACCGGTGATCTTGCCCGTTTTTTGCAGTGGATCGTGTTGGTCCTTATCGTTCTGACGATCTGCGAAGCGGTTTACAACTTACTTCCTGACTATCGGAATTCCCGTTGGCACTGGATCACGCCCGGCACACTGGTCGCCGTTTCCTCTTGGCTGATACTGATCGGCGGGTTCAAGCTGTATTTAAGCTACTTCAACACCTACAATCGAGCCTACGGTTCTCTTGGAGCGGTCATGATCCTTATGCTGTGGCTGTATCTGACCTCGCTGTCGTTGATGGCAGGAGCTGCGGTCAACTCGACGTTGAGGCAGCTGGACGATGAAGACACGAAAACTGCGGACTAG
- a CDS encoding penicillin-binding protein 2 has translation MRRKKSAKLDRRHQAFTRFMIIVAVMVIWMLGVSARLVHLQVTQSGWLREKALDIRQDIKQTKLMRGSILDRNGRTLAMSVRARTLYADATEVEDVGGTAAAVAKALKIDVKQLSDALRKGKEGGKKFVPLAKKLDDEVVTRVNRELDRAEARKPDLPSFKGLHWREDQRRSYPYQTLASQTIGFSDSSDSGKAGIEQSLDKVLRSSIVEKVQVRDRLGRVIREEDVEKEGHPGDVVLTIDANFQYFAEQALERGVVDSGARSGMLIAIKPKTGEVLALANYPNFDPNTVTEANSKFVLNNSVQSVYSPGSVFKLVTYASAVDKGLLSADSSIDAGNGTVTVGGRTFKDKHGGGPIPAVDAMAKSSNVCAIKTALSVGKEDFHSMTRKMGFGSKTGIELPGEVSGIIRSPERWSGDSLASQAIGYEMGVTALQMAVSFATIGNNGVRVSPNIVKEVRTTNTEPPSKKAPEQVRVVSAETAAAMRELLKKVVISGTGKRAKLDGYSVAGKTGTAWKFNPETKSVDSSKYISSFIGMAPADDPEVVVAVVIDEPRNGGRDGGQVAAPIFRDVTQYLLEQLGVREDQPKSAVPPQPVTKTEPAPEKKVPAVSSSVDKGEKTKKAEPKKSLEKPKEVQAPKSKDKPGDGRPRVVEKLTAYDGAVPFHFRKIPYLREIET, from the coding sequence ATGCGGCGAAAAAAGAGTGCAAAACTTGACCGGCGGCATCAGGCCTTCACACGGTTCATGATCATTGTCGCAGTGATGGTGATCTGGATGCTCGGCGTTTCTGCAAGGCTCGTCCATCTGCAAGTGACCCAATCCGGATGGCTGCGCGAAAAAGCTCTCGATATTCGGCAGGATATAAAACAAACGAAGCTAATGCGCGGGTCGATCCTTGACCGAAATGGCCGGACCCTGGCGATGAGCGTTCGTGCCAGGACGCTGTATGCGGACGCAACCGAGGTAGAGGACGTGGGAGGCACGGCCGCCGCAGTTGCGAAGGCTCTTAAGATAGATGTCAAACAGCTTTCCGATGCTCTAAGAAAGGGAAAGGAAGGCGGCAAAAAGTTTGTTCCACTTGCCAAAAAGCTCGACGACGAAGTCGTGACAAGGGTGAATCGAGAGTTAGATCGTGCAGAGGCTCGAAAGCCTGATCTTCCCAGTTTCAAGGGACTTCATTGGCGCGAGGACCAGCGCCGCAGCTATCCCTACCAAACACTTGCCTCGCAGACGATCGGATTCAGCGATTCGTCAGATTCAGGCAAAGCCGGTATCGAACAGTCGCTGGATAAGGTCTTGAGAAGCTCGATAGTAGAAAAGGTGCAGGTCCGCGACAGGCTCGGCAGGGTGATCAGAGAAGAGGATGTTGAAAAAGAAGGCCACCCCGGCGATGTTGTCTTGACGATCGACGCGAATTTCCAATACTTCGCGGAACAGGCTCTCGAAAGAGGCGTTGTAGATTCAGGTGCCCGGTCAGGCATGCTGATTGCGATAAAACCGAAAACCGGAGAGGTGCTTGCCCTCGCAAATTATCCAAATTTTGATCCCAATACTGTTACCGAGGCCAATTCAAAATTCGTGCTGAACAACTCGGTTCAGTCAGTGTATTCTCCTGGGTCGGTTTTCAAGCTCGTAACGTATGCGTCTGCTGTAGATAAAGGGCTTTTGAGCGCGGATTCGAGTATCGATGCAGGCAACGGCACTGTTACCGTAGGCGGGCGTACATTTAAGGACAAGCACGGCGGCGGGCCCATCCCGGCGGTCGACGCGATGGCCAAATCAAGCAATGTGTGCGCGATAAAGACAGCCCTCTCGGTCGGCAAGGAAGACTTTCATTCAATGACCCGAAAGATGGGATTCGGCTCAAAAACGGGTATTGAACTGCCGGGCGAAGTTTCGGGTATAATTCGCTCACCGGAGCGGTGGAGCGGCGATTCGCTTGCCTCACAGGCGATAGGTTATGAGATGGGAGTAACCGCGTTGCAAATGGCCGTTTCTTTTGCGACCATAGGCAACAACGGCGTCAGAGTGAGCCCCAATATCGTCAAAGAAGTTCGAACTACGAATACCGAACCGCCTTCAAAAAAGGCTCCGGAGCAGGTGCGTGTTGTCTCGGCAGAAACGGCAGCCGCGATGCGCGAATTGCTCAAAAAGGTGGTCATTTCCGGGACGGGCAAACGCGCGAAACTTGACGGATATTCGGTCGCAGGTAAGACCGGTACTGCCTGGAAGTTCAATCCTGAGACCAAGTCCGTAGATTCAAGCAAGTACATCTCGTCCTTCATCGGAATGGCTCCGGCGGATGATCCGGAGGTCGTGGTCGCGGTGGTAATAGATGAGCCCCGAAATGGCGGACGTGACGGCGGCCAGGTCGCGGCACCTATTTTTCGCGACGTGACGCAGTATTTGCTCGAGCAGTTGGGAGTTCGCGAGGACCAGCCGAAAAGTGCGGTGCCTCCGCAGCCGGTTACAAAGACGGAACCTGCACCTGAGAAAAAGGTGCCGGCCGTTTCCTCGTCAGTTGATAAAGGTGAGAAGACAAAAAAGGCGGAGCCTAAAAAGAGTTTAGAAAAGCCAAAGGAAGTTCAGGCTCCGAAGTCAAAAGATAAGCCCGGAGACGGACGCCCGAGGGTGGTCGAGAAACTAACTGCCTATGACGGGGCGGTTCCATTTCATTTCAGAAAGATACCGTATTTGAGGGAAATTGAAACTTAG
- the alr gene encoding alanine racemase has protein sequence MTKSTNRPTEAVIDLGALSRNLSTLRNIAGDSAILAVVKADAYGHGAAPCSARLEKEGISSFGVAMIEEALELRNSGISGDIVILGSIFHGQEEAVLQHRLEPMLCSRRTAESLNSAAISAGKVADIHVKVDTGMSRIGIDATDAADFAAYLKGLTGLRVKGIMSHFPAADDPQNDDFTVSQIEMFDDCCRSFTAAGHHPEVFDIANSPGTLAHSGSRKNMVRLGGGLYGLLDDIMRGHSALPDLEHVMSLRSEIAHVRQVDAGTTVGYGRSFTTERPTRLAAVPIGYADGYPRGLSNRGSALIRGQKAKVAGIVSMDWTIFDVTDIADAAIGDEVLLIGNSEGLSVTAADIAGLCGTIGYEITCGVSQRVPKRYIS, from the coding sequence GTGACGAAATCGACCAACCGACCGACCGAAGCTGTGATCGATCTCGGAGCCCTGTCGCGCAATCTTTCGACTCTTAGAAATATCGCCGGCGATTCCGCGATATTGGCGGTCGTAAAGGCTGACGCTTACGGCCACGGGGCGGCCCCATGCTCTGCGAGGCTTGAGAAAGAAGGCATATCCTCTTTTGGTGTCGCGATGATCGAAGAAGCGCTCGAACTGCGGAATTCCGGTATTTCGGGAGATATCGTGATCCTCGGATCGATCTTTCATGGACAGGAAGAGGCAGTTCTGCAGCACCGTTTGGAACCGATGCTATGTTCTCGCAGGACTGCCGAATCGTTGAACAGTGCGGCCATCTCCGCAGGTAAAGTAGCGGACATTCATGTTAAGGTTGACACCGGTATGTCGCGGATCGGCATCGACGCAACTGACGCAGCAGATTTTGCGGCGTATCTCAAAGGCCTGACGGGCCTGCGCGTCAAAGGCATCATGTCCCATTTCCCTGCAGCGGACGATCCGCAAAATGATGACTTTACGGTGTCACAAATAGAAATGTTCGACGACTGCTGCCGTTCGTTCACCGCTGCGGGCCATCACCCTGAGGTCTTTGATATTGCGAATTCTCCGGGGACGCTAGCCCATTCCGGGTCACGAAAGAACATGGTCAGGCTCGGAGGCGGCCTCTACGGCCTCCTTGATGATATTATGCGGGGCCATTCGGCACTTCCCGATCTGGAGCATGTGATGAGCTTGCGGTCAGAGATCGCCCATGTTCGTCAGGTCGATGCCGGAACGACCGTCGGTTACGGACGCTCGTTTACTACTGAAAGGCCAACGCGGCTTGCAGCTGTACCCATTGGATACGCGGACGGCTATCCGCGCGGGCTTTCGAACCGCGGCTCGGCGTTAATACGCGGTCAAAAAGCAAAGGTAGCCGGCATAGTCTCAATGGATTGGACGATCTTCGATGTCACCGACATCGCCGATGCAGCCATCGGCGACGAGGTGCTGCTGATAGGAAATTCGGAAGGCCTTTCGGTCACAGCAGCGGACATCGCAGGACTTTGCGGAACCATCGGCTACGAAATAACTTGCGGTGTTTCACAGCGGGTTCCCAAGCGGTATATATCCTGA
- a CDS encoding DUF4190 domain-containing protein — MKQCPRCQQTYADELLNFCLHDGEMLIDLQIEPSSPRFAEDPPPTMVMDNVRVTNPYQSPAPMVQQPYQQWQPAVNQQFGFAAGTADDTMAKAAMILGIASVVLVCCYGGLWLGIPAMVTGFIGWRKAQDDPSKYTGSGMAVSGIAMGGVTFLISLILMFLAILN, encoded by the coding sequence ATGAAGCAATGTCCAAGATGTCAGCAGACCTATGCTGATGAACTCCTAAATTTCTGCCTTCATGACGGCGAGATGCTGATCGATCTCCAGATCGAACCTTCGTCCCCGCGATTTGCTGAAGATCCGCCCCCGACGATGGTGATGGACAATGTCCGCGTCACCAATCCGTATCAGTCCCCGGCTCCGATGGTCCAACAGCCTTATCAGCAATGGCAGCCGGCCGTCAATCAGCAATTCGGCTTTGCTGCCGGCACCGCCGACGATACGATGGCAAAGGCCGCTATGATCCTCGGTATCGCAAGCGTGGTCCTGGTCTGCTGTTATGGAGGGTTGTGGCTCGGTATCCCGGCGATGGTGACGGGCTTTATCGGCTGGCGAAAAGCCCAAGATGATCCTTCGAAATACACGGGTTCCGGCATGGCGGTATCGGGTATCGCGATGGGCGGCGTGACGTTCCTTATTTCGCTTATCTTAATGTTCTTGGCAATATTAAATTAG
- the rsmH gene encoding 16S rRNA (cytosine(1402)-N(4))-methyltransferase RsmH: MHIPVLCEEVIHLLDVGSGGFFVDATLGVGGHSEAILQANAACTVLGIDQDPIALEMAMSRLSRFGDRFTAVRSNFEDMSKIIAAKGAGQPRGIVADIGVSSLQLDDPARGFSFRYDAPLDMRMSADSGGQTAAEMIDQMSEAEIADIIYLYGEERFSRRIARRIVERREAGTPVATTFELASLVRSAVPKSKKEKIDPATRTFQALRIAVNRELDVLEPFIRDSIDVIAPGGVLAIITFHSLEDRIVKHTFQRLSGKCVCPRRAPVCSCGAVKAGEILTKKPITASEAEMAINPRSRSAKLRGFKKFETNN, encoded by the coding sequence GTGCATATCCCAGTATTGTGTGAAGAGGTCATCCACCTGCTTGACGTAGGCAGTGGCGGCTTTTTCGTCGATGCAACGCTTGGGGTCGGCGGCCATTCGGAGGCGATATTGCAAGCCAATGCTGCGTGTACGGTGCTGGGAATTGATCAGGACCCGATAGCCCTTGAAATGGCAATGTCCCGTCTTTCTCGGTTTGGCGACAGATTCACGGCGGTGAGGTCGAATTTCGAAGATATGTCAAAGATCATCGCAGCGAAGGGGGCCGGTCAGCCGAGAGGTATCGTTGCTGATATTGGCGTTTCGTCGCTGCAGCTTGATGATCCGGCACGCGGATTCAGCTTTCGATACGACGCTCCGCTTGACATGAGAATGTCGGCCGACTCCGGAGGTCAGACCGCAGCGGAAATGATTGATCAAATGTCAGAGGCAGAGATCGCGGACATTATATATCTCTACGGCGAGGAGAGGTTCTCACGCCGCATCGCCAGACGAATAGTCGAACGCCGAGAGGCGGGCACACCTGTAGCAACGACGTTCGAACTCGCGAGCCTTGTAAGATCTGCGGTTCCGAAGAGCAAGAAGGAAAAGATCGACCCCGCTACGCGTACATTTCAGGCACTGAGAATTGCCGTAAACCGCGAATTGGACGTGCTCGAGCCTTTCATTCGCGACAGCATAGATGTGATCGCTCCGGGCGGCGTGCTGGCCATCATTACTTTTCACTCGCTCGAAGACCGAATTGTAAAGCATACATTCCAAAGGCTTTCGGGCAAATGTGTATGCCCGCGGCGGGCTCCTGTCTGCTCATGCGGAGCGGTCAAGGCCGGCGAGATCCTGACAAAGAAGCCGATAACGGCATCGGAAGCGGAAATGGCAATAAACCCGCGTTCGCGAAGTGCGAAATTACGCGGATTCAAGAAATTCGAAACGAACAACTGA
- a CDS encoding acyl-CoA carboxylase subunit beta, protein MQAESKKGSKLELLKDRSAAAELGGGEKRLEKQRSAGKMTARERIDLLLDDGTFEEFDKFVTHRSRDFGLEEQLFPGDGVITGHGLIDGRPVFVFAQDFTVFGGSLSETHAQKICKVMDLAMKTGAPVIGLNDSGGARIQEGVMSLAGYADIFLRNTLSSGVIPQISCILGPCAGGAVYSPAITDFNVMVKNTSYMFITGPDVIKTVTHEEVTKDELGGAMTHNSKSGVAHFAAESDEHALRITRELFSFIPGNNLDDPPFAPTNDPENRTDEKLNAMVPETATQPYDIRDVIHSVVDDGYFFEIQEHYAPNIVIGFARLGGYSVGIVANQPAFLAGVLDIDASVKAARFVRFCDCFNIPLITFEDVPGFLPGVNQEHYGIIRHGAKLLYAFAEATVPKITVITRKAYGGAYCVMSSKHIRTDINFAYPTAEIAVMGAEGAVGVLFKREIAANDENYRLEKVAEFEEKFANPYVAAERGFIDEVIEPSLTRPKLIAALKLLKNKRDVNPPKKHGNIPL, encoded by the coding sequence ATGCAGGCCGAATCAAAGAAAGGATCAAAACTGGAATTACTGAAGGACCGCTCAGCTGCGGCAGAGTTGGGCGGCGGCGAAAAGCGCCTCGAAAAGCAGCGTTCTGCCGGGAAGATGACCGCCCGCGAGCGCATAGATCTTCTTCTCGATGACGGCACATTTGAGGAATTCGATAAATTCGTCACGCATCGTTCCCGGGATTTCGGTTTGGAAGAACAGCTTTTTCCCGGCGACGGCGTAATAACCGGGCATGGGCTTATCGACGGCAGGCCGGTATTCGTCTTCGCTCAGGATTTCACGGTCTTCGGCGGATCATTATCCGAGACCCATGCCCAAAAGATCTGTAAGGTAATGGATCTGGCAATGAAGACAGGAGCACCTGTCATCGGACTCAATGACTCCGGCGGAGCTCGCATTCAGGAAGGCGTGATGAGTCTTGCAGGCTACGCAGACATCTTTCTTAGAAATACATTATCGAGCGGCGTCATCCCGCAGATCAGCTGCATTCTTGGGCCGTGTGCCGGCGGAGCGGTCTATTCGCCTGCGATCACGGACTTCAATGTGATGGTCAAAAACACGTCGTATATGTTCATAACGGGCCCCGACGTAATAAAGACCGTCACTCACGAAGAAGTGACAAAAGATGAGTTGGGCGGGGCGATGACGCACAATTCGAAGTCCGGCGTCGCCCATTTTGCTGCTGAATCGGACGAACATGCATTGCGTATAACACGGGAACTGTTCTCGTTCATTCCGGGAAATAATCTTGACGATCCGCCGTTCGCCCCTACGAACGACCCGGAGAACAGGACCGACGAGAAGCTCAATGCAATGGTTCCCGAGACGGCAACGCAGCCGTACGACATCCGCGACGTCATTCATTCAGTGGTTGACGACGGTTACTTCTTCGAGATCCAAGAACACTATGCGCCGAATATCGTTATCGGTTTCGCACGGCTCGGCGGATATTCGGTCGGCATCGTCGCTAATCAGCCCGCGTTTCTTGCAGGTGTATTGGACATTGACGCGTCGGTAAAAGCGGCCCGGTTCGTTCGTTTCTGCGATTGTTTCAATATTCCGCTCATCACGTTCGAGGACGTTCCCGGATTTTTGCCCGGCGTCAACCAAGAGCACTACGGCATTATCCGGCACGGAGCGAAACTGCTTTACGCTTTTGCCGAGGCAACAGTGCCCAAGATAACGGTGATCACGAGGAAAGCTTACGGCGGCGCATATTGCGTGATGTCATCCAAGCACATTCGTACAGATATCAACTTCGCGTATCCGACGGCCGAGATCGCTGTGATGGGAGCGGAAGGCGCCGTCGGCGTCCTTTTCAAACGGGAGATCGCCGCAAACGATGAAAATTATCGACTCGAAAAGGTTGCGGAGTTCGAAGAAAAATTCGCGAATCCATACGTTGCGGCAGAGCGCGGATTCATCGACGAGGTCATAGAGCCGAGTCTTACACGGCCCAAACTGATCGCCGCTCTCAAACTCCTGAAAAATAAACGGGATGTGAACCCGCCTAAGAAACACGGAAATATTCCCTTATAA
- a CDS encoding protein kinase: MHVNLNVIAGPQAGRTFSFDRHDTFVIGRSETAHFCLPSDPFFSRHHCIIEIAPPRAFIRDLGSTNGTFVNGARVESSYLKSGDRIQGGETIIEVDVNTGDEGDTATFKHEPSVVSVSCLNCAIPVKVEAEDSGEQMTYVCDECREKLLSEPQPIPGYQMIRILGKGGMGTVMLCRSEKDGRAVAIKTLLPEVAVSEQAMKRFLREIDVAASLKHENIVGFIEHGTHNGIIYLVSEFVPGMDASRLAAQRGGKLDHQEAMAIISQTLAALNHAHSLGFVHRDIKEQNILVSGEPPGLTAKLTDFGLSKSFKDTGMSGVTMVGDVAGTIAYMPPEQVREFKDVRPPSDIYALGMTAYSLLTGTNALGIGPKAGIAETVKAIFEKPIVPLSTYRPDVPPGVASVIETALAKSVDQRWRTAGAMREALINALRTA; this comes from the coding sequence ATGCATGTGAACCTGAACGTGATCGCCGGTCCCCAAGCAGGTCGAACTTTCTCGTTCGACCGGCACGATACTTTCGTTATTGGCCGCAGCGAAACAGCTCATTTTTGCCTGCCCAGCGATCCTTTCTTTTCCAGACACCACTGCATTATCGAGATCGCTCCACCGCGGGCCTTTATTCGCGATCTCGGTTCGACTAACGGAACATTTGTGAACGGTGCCCGCGTCGAAAGTTCCTATCTTAAGAGCGGCGACCGCATTCAGGGCGGCGAGACCATCATCGAGGTTGATGTCAATACAGGTGACGAAGGTGATACCGCGACGTTCAAACACGAGCCGTCGGTGGTCAGCGTCTCGTGCCTGAACTGTGCGATACCCGTTAAGGTCGAGGCTGAGGATTCAGGCGAACAGATGACGTACGTCTGTGATGAATGCCGTGAAAAGCTCCTTTCCGAGCCGCAGCCCATACCCGGATATCAGATGATACGTATATTGGGCAAAGGCGGCATGGGCACCGTGATGCTGTGCAGGTCCGAGAAGGACGGACGTGCCGTCGCGATCAAGACACTTTTGCCTGAGGTTGCCGTAAGCGAACAGGCAATGAAACGCTTCCTACGCGAGATCGATGTTGCCGCGTCGTTGAAACATGAGAACATCGTCGGATTCATCGAACACGGAACACATAACGGGATCATTTACCTGGTTTCCGAATTTGTTCCCGGTATGGATGCATCGCGGCTCGCGGCTCAGCGCGGTGGGAAACTTGATCATCAGGAGGCAATGGCGATAATCAGCCAGACTCTGGCCGCTCTGAATCATGCTCATTCACTCGGATTCGTTCATCGTGACATCAAAGAGCAGAACATACTCGTTTCCGGCGAACCTCCGGGCCTGACGGCAAAGCTTACTGATTTCGGACTTTCAAAAAGCTTCAAGGATACAGGCATGAGCGGCGTTACCATGGTAGGCGACGTCGCCGGTACTATCGCCTACATGCCCCCTGAACAGGTGAGGGAATTCAAAGATGTTCGGCCGCCGTCTGATATTTATGCGCTTGGGATGACCGCGTACAGCCTGCTGACAGGTACAAATGCGCTTGGTATCGGCCCGAAAGCGGGCATAGCCGAAACCGTAAAAGCGATATTTGAAAAGCCTATCGTGCCGCTTTCAACATATAGGCCGGACGTTCCGCCCGGTGTGGCGTCCGTGATAGAAACCGCCCTTGCCAAATCCGTCGATCAGCGTTGGCGAACTGCCGGTGCGATGCGCGAGGCATTGATCAACGCACTTCGCACGGCCTAG
- a CDS encoding phosphatidylserine decarboxylase, which yields MVKDGIPFVLVPAITALVFGVFQIWTGVVVFVLLAGFMAYFFRDPERVIPTEPNIVVSAADGRVTRIEDREGGMFVSVFLSPLDVHINRSPIAGEIVDITYTPGKKRPATSDDASLHNERNALTIRNGNYRIVCTQIAGILARRIVCWPSAGDVLERGQRFGLIKFSSRTDLLLPKEAEILVKVGDRVRGGETLIARLPEQL from the coding sequence ATGGTAAAAGACGGTATTCCTTTCGTGTTGGTTCCTGCCATCACAGCCCTTGTCTTTGGTGTATTTCAGATCTGGACAGGCGTCGTGGTATTTGTCCTGCTTGCGGGATTCATGGCCTATTTCTTCCGCGATCCTGAAAGAGTGATACCGACAGAACCCAACATCGTCGTTTCCGCAGCAGACGGCCGAGTGACGAGAATTGAGGACCGCGAAGGCGGAATGTTCGTGAGCGTATTCCTATCTCCGTTGGACGTGCATATCAACCGTTCGCCGATAGCAGGCGAGATCGTCGATATTACTTACACGCCGGGTAAGAAACGGCCTGCTACCAGCGACGATGCCAGCCTGCACAATGAGAGGAATGCGTTGACGATCCGAAACGGGAACTATAGGATCGTCTGCACACAGATCGCGGGTATTTTGGCGAGACGTATTGTTTGCTGGCCGTCCGCGGGTGATGTTTTAGAAAGAGGCCAACGATTCGGACTTATAAAATTCAGTTCCCGAACCGATCTGCTTTTGCCAAAAGAGGCGGAGATACTTGTAAAGGTCGGTGACCGCGTTCGCGGCGGTGAAACGCTGATCGCGAGGCTCCCGGAGCAATTATGA
- a CDS encoding CDP-alcohol phosphatidyltransferase family protein, protein MSEKEDSIPPHRGLKKGLYVLPTLFTAANVAMGFFAVLYSIRGFDLVKTAPEDASFYFNRAAIAIGLAILFDTFDGRIARATRTATEIGVQFDSLADVLTFGIAPTALIFSWAFAPTFHENSGAYGIGVFLLFAFLMCGAFRLARFNLQATRPRVLMEGAVKVDKNYFVGLPIPPAGGLLAAIVHFHPMPLSTLGESAAKYYGFALMALVGILALLMVSTIRYVSAKTGSKGRKGFLLVLFLAGVAMAIWLYSQYTLLILAGAYVAHGLVLFVVRPFLVRPKLTED, encoded by the coding sequence ATGAGCGAAAAAGAGGACTCAATACCGCCTCACAGAGGCCTTAAGAAAGGACTCTATGTCCTCCCTACGCTTTTCACGGCCGCGAATGTAGCGATGGGCTTTTTTGCCGTCCTCTACTCGATCCGAGGATTCGATCTAGTAAAAACTGCGCCCGAGGACGCTTCCTTTTACTTCAATCGTGCCGCCATCGCGATTGGACTCGCGATACTTTTCGATACATTCGACGGCCGTATCGCTCGAGCAACTCGCACAGCGACCGAGATAGGCGTGCAGTTTGATTCTTTGGCGGACGTCCTGACCTTCGGCATCGCTCCCACAGCACTGATATTCAGTTGGGCGTTCGCTCCGACATTTCACGAGAACAGCGGTGCATACGGCATTGGTGTATTCCTGTTGTTCGCATTCCTTATGTGCGGGGCATTCCGGCTTGCCCGCTTCAATCTGCAGGCCACGCGCCCGCGGGTGCTGATGGAAGGTGCTGTCAAGGTCGACAAGAACTATTTTGTCGGTTTACCGATCCCTCCGGCCGGCGGCCTGCTTGCGGCGATAGTGCATTTTCATCCGATGCCCCTTTCCACACTCGGCGAGTCCGCCGCAAAGTATTATGGATTCGCACTAATGGCTCTCGTCGGAATTTTGGCTCTTCTTATGGTGAGTACGATCCGCTACGTGAGCGCAAAGACGGGCAGCAAAGGCCGAAAGGGCTTTCTCCTTGTGCTTTTCCTGGCCGGCGTCGCGATGGCGATCTGGCTGTATTCCCAATATACCCTTCTCATTCTTGCCGGAGCCTACGTCGCTCACGGCCTTGTGCTGTTTGTCGTACGGCCGTTCCTTGTCAGGCCTAAACTAACGGAAGACTAA
- a CDS encoding ZIP family metal transporter: MSSEFVQLLIFGLLAGGANILGGLVLFPSRLHVFYKKSLRYLLALGAGFMLSVTFFELLPNTIEIWAKNSDHFAEQLYIPMALLIAGYLITQFAEHTIAPHFHLGEEVHAGEMISTSSAYTGVAGLLIHTFFDGVSIAAAAHIDIRVGLLVFLAVMLHKFPEGFTVGSMVLAAGKGVRQVIIATSLTGFMTFAGVILFYLVGANLGFTVAYALPLAAGVTLYVAASDLIPEVNHHGGKSPLVSISVIAGVALFFGTQSLLHQILGHGH, translated from the coding sequence ATGTCTTCAGAATTCGTACAGCTCCTGATCTTTGGCCTGTTGGCGGGCGGCGCGAATATCCTTGGCGGGCTGGTTCTTTTCCCTTCCAGGCTTCACGTCTTTTACAAGAAATCGCTTAGATATTTGCTGGCTCTCGGCGCAGGATTCATGCTCTCGGTGACGTTCTTTGAGCTATTACCTAACACAATTGAAATATGGGCCAAGAACTCTGATCATTTCGCCGAACAACTATATATTCCGATGGCCCTCTTGATAGCGGGCTATCTCATCACACAATTTGCCGAACATACGATCGCTCCTCATTTCCACCTAGGCGAAGAGGTCCATGCCGGAGAGATGATCTCTACATCTTCGGCCTATACGGGGGTTGCGGGGTTGCTGATCCATACTTTCTTTGACGGGGTTTCGATCGCAGCAGCCGCTCATATTGACATTAGGGTCGGCCTTTTGGTCTTTCTTGCCGTCATGCTTCACAAATTTCCGGAGGGATTCACTGTCGGATCGATGGTCCTTGCCGCCGGCAAGGGCGTGCGTCAGGTAATTATCGCAACATCGCTGACCGGTTTTATGACCTTTGCCGGCGTAATCCTTTTCTATTTGGTAGGCGCAAATCTTGGATTCACCGTCGCATATGCATTACCTCTCGCCGCGGGCGTCACTCTTTATGTCGCTGCCAGCGATCTAATTCCTGAGGTTAATCACCACGGCGGCAAGAGCCCGCTGGTCTCGATCTCTGTGATCGCAGGAGTAGCATTGTTTTTCGGCACCCAATCCTTACTGCATCAAATTCTCGGCCACGGCCATTGA